In Streptococcus pneumoniae, the sequence GCTTTGTCATTTTTAATTCTTTCCCCAGTAGGTGCCCAAGAAAGTTTGAGTTCTTATTTCGTAAAAATCACAGATACTTCTAAAGCGGTCAAAAATGGCAATCAGTCTGAGGCCCAGAAACTTGTTCAAGAGATGGCATCAGACTTCGAAAGAGTAGAAAATAAGGATTCTGAGGTTGGTAAGATTGTTAAGGAAAAGTTAGCTCTATCTGGAGATATTACTGAAGCCAAACTCACCGAAATTTCCTCAGCTCTATTAGCTTTTGAAAAAGAACAAAATCCTGTTGACCTAGATGCGGAAAAGGAAAAATTGGTAAACCGTCTAAGTCCTCGTTTTGAAACCTTAGAGCAGGCCATTGCCTCCAAAGATTTGGAAAAAGTCCGAGAAGCTTTTAAGAAAATGAATTCCACTTGGACCATCAATGAAAGTGTGGTTCGTGACAATAGTATAGCTCATTATGGACGTGTTGAAACAGCTATTTCCTTCCTGCCTAGTAGCATGGAAACCGAACCTACAGATGAGTCTGGAACATGAAAACAGCAGTTGATTTCAAGAAACAAAAAGGAACAGCCGAAACTGTTCTCTTATCATTATTTGAGACCGTATTTTTTGTTGAAACGATCCACGCGTCCATCTGCTTGAGTGAACTTTTGACGTCCAGTGTAGAATGGGTGTGAGTCTGATGAAATTTCCACACGGATCAATGGGTAAGTCTCGCCTTCGAACTCAACTGTTTCGTTAGAGCGTTTTGTTGAACCGCTAAGGAATTGGTAACCAGTAGTTGTGTCCATGAAGACAACTGGGCGATATTCTGGATGGATATCTTTTTTCATTTTGCAATATTTCCTTTCTGCCATGGTCTCTTTGCGAGCCATAGATTGTTACCATACTAGTCTATCAGATTCTGAAAAGTTTGGCAAGTATTTTATCAGTTTTTAAGCAAGTTTTTTAACTTTTGGTAGATGATTTCGTTTTCCTCTAGGCTATAGGAATTAGCACCACTTGCTAGAGGGTGGCCTCCACCATCATGTTCCTTGGCAATTTCATTGATAGGATGGATTTTACTGCGTAAGCGAACGCGGTAGTGGCCATCAGCCTGTTCCACAAAAATTCCCCAGAGACTAACACTATCAATACGCCCAGGTGCACTTACAATGGCTGCAGTTTCAGCATCGGTTACATTGTATTGTTTCAAGACTTCTTGACTCAGGATAACGCGAGCAGCACCATTTTCATCCACTTCCAGATGGTCGTAGATGTAGCCTTGCAGTTTAGCAATTTTGTAGCTCATAGTGTCCATTTTGCGAGTGAGAGCCGCAAAGTCAAAGTTATGTTCTCTCAAATAAGCAGCCAGGCGAAGAGTCCGTGCAGTGGTAGAAGGGTAGAGGAAGCGACCTGTATCACCGACAATTCC encodes:
- a CDS encoding type B 50S ribosomal protein L31, translated to MKKDIHPEYRPVVFMDTTTGYQFLSGSTKRSNETVEFEGETYPLIRVEISSDSHPFYTGRQKFTQADGRVDRFNKKYGLK
- a CDS encoding DHH family phosphoesterase — encoded protein: MEICQQILEKIKEYDTIIIHRHMKPDPDALGSQVGLKALLEHHFPEKTIKAVGFDEPTLTWMAEMDLVEDRAYQGALVIVCDTANTARIDDKRYSQGDFLIKIDHHPNDDVYGDLSWVDTSSSSASEMITLFAQTTQLALADRDAELLFAGIVGDTGRFLYPSTTARTLRLAAYLREHNFDFAALTRKMDTMSYKIAKLQGYIYDHLEVDENGAARVILSQEVLKQYNVTDAETAAIVSAPGRIDSVSLWGIFVEQADGHYRVRLRSKIHPINEIAKEHDGGGHPLASGANSYSLEENEIIYQKLKNLLKN